Proteins encoded by one window of Gemmatimonadota bacterium:
- a CDS encoding DUF305 domain-containing protein: MRPSTRRESVLSPGCHKTRSALHLTLVLVSGTACGSGASAPAPAPIPLASGAGVVTGGSDDFIERAAAAAAAYTPADVEFMSGMIPHHAQAIVMAGWCPSQAAGGQLRALCERIAISQRDEIRMMRDWLAERGEVVPDSMATRHLMRMGDTIHAMLMPGMLTDEELATLGRARGTEFDRLFLTGMIGHHFGAITMVETLFAQPAAGQEETVFRFASDVLADQSAEIQRMQGMLEGIPR; encoded by the coding sequence ATGCGTCCCAGCACCCGCCGCGAGTCCGTCTTGTCGCCCGGATGTCATAAGACGAGGTCCGCGCTCCATCTCACCCTGGTCCTCGTCTCCGGCACCGCCTGTGGCTCGGGCGCTTCGGCTCCAGCCCCCGCACCGATCCCCCTCGCCTCGGGCGCCGGCGTCGTGACGGGCGGGTCGGACGATTTCATCGAAAGGGCAGCAGCAGCAGCAGCAGCGTATACTCCCGCAGACGTCGAGTTCATGTCGGGAATGATCCCCCATCACGCTCAGGCCATCGTCATGGCCGGCTGGTGTCCGTCCCAGGCCGCCGGCGGGCAGCTCCGGGCGCTTTGTGAACGGATCGCCATCTCGCAGCGGGATGAGATCCGAATGATGCGCGACTGGCTCGCGGAGCGAGGGGAGGTGGTGCCGGATTCGATGGCCACCCGGCACCTGATGCGCATGGGGGATACGATTCACGCGATGCTGATGCCAGGGATGCTCACCGACGAGGAGCTGGCGACCCTGGGACGAGCGCGCGGCACCGAGTTCGACCGCCTCTTTCTCACGGGCATGATCGGGCACCATTTTGGTGCGATCACGATGGTCGAAACCCTCTTTGCCCAGCCCGCGGCGGGGCAAGAGGAGACGGTTTTCCGCTTCGCGTCCGACGTCCTCGCGGACCAATCCGCGGAGATTCAGAGGATGCAGGGAATGCTGGAAGGGATCCCACGTTAG
- a CDS encoding RidA family protein: MHLREFFAAAAILVAIASGTELSAQEARQYINERSAASPGGPPFSGAVMVGNTLYLSGMLGVGSGLALTVEQEAAAVLNNVQDVLEAAGMTMDDLVSVQIFASDLSTYDTFNAVYRDYFLREFPARAFIGTGELLQGARFEVMGVAAKRPAQ, from the coding sequence ATGCACTTGCGCGAATTCTTTGCGGCGGCGGCCATCCTGGTGGCGATCGCGTCCGGGACGGAGCTCTCCGCCCAGGAGGCTCGCCAATACATCAACGAACGATCCGCGGCCAGCCCCGGGGGACCCCCCTTCAGCGGTGCGGTGATGGTCGGAAATACGCTGTACCTGTCCGGTATGCTTGGGGTCGGCAGCGGCCTCGCCCTGACGGTCGAACAGGAGGCGGCCGCCGTCCTGAACAACGTTCAGGACGTACTCGAGGCGGCCGGAATGACGATGGACGACCTGGTCTCGGTCCAGATCTTCGCCTCCGACCTTTCGACGTACGACACCTTCAACGCGGTCTATCGGGACTATTTCCTGCGGGAGTTTCCGGCGCGCGCCTTCATCGGAACCGGAGAGCTCCTGCAGGGAGCTCGCTTCGAGGTGATGGGGGTAGCGGCGAAGCGGCCGGCTCAATGA
- a CDS encoding ZIP family metal transporter — protein sequence MSALALVGSLTLVLREATLRKILLPLVAFAAGSLVGGALFHMIPGSLISLPPLTTFAWVALGFLLFFGLEQFLHWHHCHRASAECREPLTYLILIGDGLHNFLGGLAIAGVFLVDVRLGIAAWLAAAAHEVPQELGDFGVLVHGGWKKSTALLFNVLSGLTFLVGGLVAYVGSLQVDVRWLVPLAAGNFLYMGASDLVPEVNKAHTFRANLLHFVFFAVGLGLLYVIAILADH from the coding sequence ATGAGCGCGCTCGCGCTGGTCGGCAGCCTGACTCTGGTGCTGCGCGAAGCGACGCTCCGGAAGATCCTGTTGCCGCTCGTGGCCTTTGCGGCGGGATCCCTCGTGGGAGGTGCCCTCTTCCACATGATTCCGGGATCGCTGATCAGCCTGCCGCCCCTGACCACCTTCGCTTGGGTGGCGCTGGGGTTCTTGCTGTTCTTCGGGCTCGAGCAGTTTCTCCATTGGCACCACTGCCACAGAGCCTCCGCCGAATGCAGGGAACCCCTCACCTATCTCATCCTGATCGGAGATGGGCTCCACAACTTTCTTGGCGGCCTGGCGATCGCGGGTGTGTTCCTCGTGGATGTGCGACTCGGCATCGCAGCCTGGCTCGCCGCGGCCGCGCACGAAGTTCCACAGGAGCTTGGTGACTTCGGGGTGCTCGTTCACGGCGGGTGGAAGAAGAGCACCGCGCTTCTGTTCAACGTGTTGTCCGGGCTGACGTTCCTCGTCGGCGGCCTGGTCGCATACGTCGGGTCGCTGCAGGTGGACGTTCGTTGGCTGGTGCCGTTGGCCGCAGGCAACTTCCTGTACATGGGCGCGTCCGATCTGGTGCCGGAAGTCAACAAGGCGCATACGTTCCGTGCGAACCTGCTCCACTTCGTCTTTTTCGCCGTGGGCCTCGGCCTGCTTTATGTGATCGCCATTCTTGCGGATCACTGA
- a CDS encoding class I SAM-dependent methyltransferase: MGSISPFETHCERYDEWFEAHRAAYVTELLALRPLIPWEGHGLEIGVGTGRFAGPLGVRVGIDPSDAMLARAAGRGVAAVKGIAEALPFPDGSFDYALIVTTICFVDSAERMIAEVHRVLRRDGRLVIGFIDRESRLGQTYLEHQAESTFYRGATFYSAAEVGELLRGGGFDARAWGQALLRPLLEITEIEPVRPGTGRGAFVVVAADP; this comes from the coding sequence GTGGGAAGTATCAGTCCATTTGAGACCCACTGCGAGCGGTATGATGAGTGGTTCGAGGCGCATCGGGCAGCCTACGTCACGGAGCTTCTTGCGCTGAGACCGCTGATCCCGTGGGAAGGGCACGGTCTCGAGATCGGTGTCGGCACGGGTCGTTTTGCCGGGCCGCTCGGAGTGCGGGTGGGAATCGATCCGTCGGATGCGATGCTCGCCCGGGCCGCCGGCCGGGGAGTCGCGGCCGTGAAGGGGATTGCCGAAGCGCTCCCGTTTCCCGATGGATCCTTCGACTATGCGCTCATCGTCACGACGATCTGCTTCGTGGATTCGGCGGAGAGAATGATCGCCGAGGTTCACCGCGTCCTACGGCGCGATGGTAGGCTCGTGATCGGCTTCATCGATCGAGAGAGCCGGCTCGGCCAGACCTACCTCGAACACCAGGCGGAGAGCACCTTCTATCGTGGGGCCACCTTCTATTCTGCCGCCGAGGTCGGGGAGTTGTTGCGCGGAGGGGGATTCGACGCACGGGCCTGGGGGCAAGCGCTCCTTCGTCCCCTCCTCGAGATCACGGAAATCGAACCGGTGCGTCCCGGCACCGGGCGTGGGGCGTTTGTTGTTGTCGCGGCCGACCCGTGA
- a CDS encoding hemerythrin domain-containing protein has protein sequence MRPLSDIRQELLSQHASVRGLAEGVKELAERPPTASAASELGRLLHALGDAIDAHNAREEQLLDDIVPTIDAWGSIRAARLDEHHRQEHRRLLEAIRAAAESKDFTVATHAALAAIEELEGHMRAEEEEVLSPNVLRDDVTNIDQTDG, from the coding sequence TTGAGACCATTGTCGGACATCCGTCAAGAGCTTCTCTCACAGCATGCATCCGTGAGGGGCCTGGCCGAAGGGGTGAAGGAGCTGGCGGAACGTCCGCCCACCGCCTCCGCGGCAAGTGAGCTCGGCCGGCTCCTCCATGCGCTGGGCGATGCCATCGACGCTCACAACGCACGAGAGGAACAGCTTCTTGACGATATCGTCCCCACAATTGATGCCTGGGGATCCATACGCGCCGCACGTCTGGACGAACACCACCGCCAGGAACATCGTCGCCTTCTGGAAGCAATCCGGGCCGCGGCCGAGAGCAAGGACTTCACCGTCGCCACCCACGCAGCTCTCGCCGCGATCGAAGAGTTGGAGGGGCACATGCGCGCGGAAGAGGAGGAGGTGCTGAGCCCGAACGTTCTCCGCGACGATGTGACCAATATTGACCAAACGGATGGATGA
- a CDS encoding VOC family protein gives MKYDRPARTAGLRHVALRVHAFDDCLRFYTDLMGMEVEWRPDEESVFLTSGNDNLALHKSSEPSAAERQRLDHLGFIIDRLGDVDRWHEYLRESGVPILKAPKTHRDGARSFFCEDPDGTMIQIIFHPPLSLG, from the coding sequence ATGAAGTATGATCGACCTGCACGCACGGCCGGCCTTCGCCATGTGGCGCTCCGCGTTCACGCTTTCGACGATTGCCTGAGGTTCTACACAGACCTGATGGGCATGGAGGTCGAGTGGAGACCGGATGAGGAGAGTGTCTTTTTGACATCGGGGAACGACAACCTGGCGCTGCACAAGTCCAGCGAGCCATCAGCCGCGGAACGCCAGCGCCTAGATCATCTCGGCTTCATCATTGACAGGCTCGGCGACGTGGACCGATGGCACGAGTACCTTCGAGAAAGCGGTGTCCCCATCCTGAAGGCGCCGAAGACCCATCGGGATGGAGCGCGGAGCTTCTTCTGTGAGGATCCGGACGGCACGATGATCCAGATCATCTTTCACCCGCCCCTCTCACTTGGATGA